Proteins encoded by one window of Culicoides brevitarsis isolate CSIRO-B50_1 chromosome 2, AGI_CSIRO_Cbre_v1, whole genome shotgun sequence:
- the LOC134832637 gene encoding ATP-dependent RNA helicase me31b isoform X1, which translates to MMTETMNTNHINKQKLNVFDILSSSEVRMDDPGWKAKLKIPPKDTRIKTSDVTDTRGNEFEEFCLKRELLMGIFEKGWEKPSPIQEAAIPIALGGRDILARAKNGTGKTGAYSIPVLEQVDPTKDYIQALIIVPTRELALQTSQICIELAKHMEIRVMVTTGGTNLKDDIMRIYQKVQVIIATPGRILDLMDKDVANMSNCRILVLDEADKLLSQDFKGMLDHVILKLPRERQILLFSATFPISVKNFMEKHLRDPYEINLMEELTLKGVTQYYAFVQERQKVHCLNTLFSKLQINQSIIFCNSTQRVELLAKKITELGYCCYYIHAKMAQAHRNRVFHDFRSGLCRNLVCSDLFTRGIDVQAVNVVINFDFPKMAETYLHRIGRSGRFGHLGIAINLITYEDRFDLHRIEKELGTEIKPIPKVIDPALYVPNADSNSSKDGEEQGNVSK; encoded by the exons ATGATGACCGAAACCATGAACACAAACCACATCAATAAACAGAAATTGAA tGTCTTTGATATTCTTTCAAGTAGCGAAGTCAGAATGGACGACCCCGGATGGAAAGCCAAACTCAAGATACCACCAAAGGACACCAGAATTAAAACAAGT GATGTGACAGATACTCGGGGCAacgaatttgaagaattttgtctAAAACGCGAACTGCTAATGGGAATTTTCGAAAAGGGCTGGGAAAAGCCGTCGCCAATTCAGGAAGCCGCCATCCCCATCGCCTTAGGTGGTCGCGATATCTTGGCACGTGCCAAAAACGGCACCGGCAAAACAGGTGCCTACAGTATCCCCGTGCTCGAGCAAGTAGACCCCACAAAAGACTACATACAGGCCCTCATAATTGTGCCGACGCGCGAATTGGCCCTGCAAACGTCACAAATCTGCATCGAGCTGGCAAAACACATGGAAATCCGCGTGATGGTCACCACGGGCGGCACCAATCTCAAAGACGACATTATGCGGATCTACCAAAAGGTTCAGGTAATTATCGCGACGCCGGGGCGCATTCTCGATCTCATGGACAAGGATGTCGCCAACATGTCAAATTGCCGCATTCTCGTGCTCGACGAGGCCGACAAGCTGTTGTCGCAGGACTTCAAGGGCATGCTGGATCATGTTATCTTGAAGTTGCCGCGCGAACGACAAATTCTGTTGTTTTCCGCAACATTCCCCATCAGCGTCAAGAACTTCATGGAAAAGCACTTGCGGGACCCGTACGAGATTAACTTGATGGAGGAGCTCACGCTGAAGGGCGTCACGCAGTACTATGCGTTCGTGCAGGAACGCCAAAAGGTCCATTGCCTCAATACGCTTTTCTCCAAGTTGCAAATCAATCAGTCGATCATTTTCTGCAACTCGACGCAACGTGTCGAGCTGTTGGCGAAGAAAATCACCGAGCTCGGCTACTGCTGCTACTACATCCACGCGAAAATGGCACAAGCGCACCGGAATCGCGTTTTCCACGATTTCCGAAGCGGCCTTTGTCGCAACTTGGTATGCTCAGATCTGTTTACGCGCGGTATCGATGTGCAGGCTGTGAATGTCGTTATCAACTTTGACTTCCCCAAAATGGCAGAAACTTACTTGCATCGTATCGGTCGCTCAGGACGTTTTGGACATTTAG gtaTTGCCATCAATCTAATTACCTATGAAGACAGATTTGATCTGCATCGTATCGAGAAGGAGCTTGGCACTGAAATTAAGCCAATACCAAAAGTAATTGACCCCGCTTTATATGTTCCTAATGCCGACAGCAATTCGAGTAAAGATGGAGAGGAGCAAGGCAACGTCagtaaataa
- the LOC134832637 gene encoding ATP-dependent RNA helicase me31b isoform X3, whose amino-acid sequence MMTETMNTNHINKQKLNEVRMDDPGWKAKLKIPPKDTRIKTSDVTDTRGNEFEEFCLKRELLMGIFEKGWEKPSPIQEAAIPIALGGRDILARAKNGTGKTGAYSIPVLEQVDPTKDYIQALIIVPTRELALQTSQICIELAKHMEIRVMVTTGGTNLKDDIMRIYQKVQVIIATPGRILDLMDKDVANMSNCRILVLDEADKLLSQDFKGMLDHVILKLPRERQILLFSATFPISVKNFMEKHLRDPYEINLMEELTLKGVTQYYAFVQERQKVHCLNTLFSKLQINQSIIFCNSTQRVELLAKKITELGYCCYYIHAKMAQAHRNRVFHDFRSGLCRNLVCSDLFTRGIDVQAVNVVINFDFPKMAETYLHRIGRSGRFGHLGIAINLITYEDRFDLHRIEKELGTEIKPIPKVIDPALYVPNADSNSSKDGEEQGNVSK is encoded by the exons ATGATGACCGAAACCATGAACACAAACCACATCAATAAACAGAAATTGAA CGAAGTCAGAATGGACGACCCCGGATGGAAAGCCAAACTCAAGATACCACCAAAGGACACCAGAATTAAAACAAGT GATGTGACAGATACTCGGGGCAacgaatttgaagaattttgtctAAAACGCGAACTGCTAATGGGAATTTTCGAAAAGGGCTGGGAAAAGCCGTCGCCAATTCAGGAAGCCGCCATCCCCATCGCCTTAGGTGGTCGCGATATCTTGGCACGTGCCAAAAACGGCACCGGCAAAACAGGTGCCTACAGTATCCCCGTGCTCGAGCAAGTAGACCCCACAAAAGACTACATACAGGCCCTCATAATTGTGCCGACGCGCGAATTGGCCCTGCAAACGTCACAAATCTGCATCGAGCTGGCAAAACACATGGAAATCCGCGTGATGGTCACCACGGGCGGCACCAATCTCAAAGACGACATTATGCGGATCTACCAAAAGGTTCAGGTAATTATCGCGACGCCGGGGCGCATTCTCGATCTCATGGACAAGGATGTCGCCAACATGTCAAATTGCCGCATTCTCGTGCTCGACGAGGCCGACAAGCTGTTGTCGCAGGACTTCAAGGGCATGCTGGATCATGTTATCTTGAAGTTGCCGCGCGAACGACAAATTCTGTTGTTTTCCGCAACATTCCCCATCAGCGTCAAGAACTTCATGGAAAAGCACTTGCGGGACCCGTACGAGATTAACTTGATGGAGGAGCTCACGCTGAAGGGCGTCACGCAGTACTATGCGTTCGTGCAGGAACGCCAAAAGGTCCATTGCCTCAATACGCTTTTCTCCAAGTTGCAAATCAATCAGTCGATCATTTTCTGCAACTCGACGCAACGTGTCGAGCTGTTGGCGAAGAAAATCACCGAGCTCGGCTACTGCTGCTACTACATCCACGCGAAAATGGCACAAGCGCACCGGAATCGCGTTTTCCACGATTTCCGAAGCGGCCTTTGTCGCAACTTGGTATGCTCAGATCTGTTTACGCGCGGTATCGATGTGCAGGCTGTGAATGTCGTTATCAACTTTGACTTCCCCAAAATGGCAGAAACTTACTTGCATCGTATCGGTCGCTCAGGACGTTTTGGACATTTAG gtaTTGCCATCAATCTAATTACCTATGAAGACAGATTTGATCTGCATCGTATCGAGAAGGAGCTTGGCACTGAAATTAAGCCAATACCAAAAGTAATTGACCCCGCTTTATATGTTCCTAATGCCGACAGCAATTCGAGTAAAGATGGAGAGGAGCAAGGCAACGTCagtaaataa
- the LOC134832637 gene encoding ATP-dependent RNA helicase me31b isoform X2 → MMTETMNTNHINKQKLNSEVRMDDPGWKAKLKIPPKDTRIKTSDVTDTRGNEFEEFCLKRELLMGIFEKGWEKPSPIQEAAIPIALGGRDILARAKNGTGKTGAYSIPVLEQVDPTKDYIQALIIVPTRELALQTSQICIELAKHMEIRVMVTTGGTNLKDDIMRIYQKVQVIIATPGRILDLMDKDVANMSNCRILVLDEADKLLSQDFKGMLDHVILKLPRERQILLFSATFPISVKNFMEKHLRDPYEINLMEELTLKGVTQYYAFVQERQKVHCLNTLFSKLQINQSIIFCNSTQRVELLAKKITELGYCCYYIHAKMAQAHRNRVFHDFRSGLCRNLVCSDLFTRGIDVQAVNVVINFDFPKMAETYLHRIGRSGRFGHLGIAINLITYEDRFDLHRIEKELGTEIKPIPKVIDPALYVPNADSNSSKDGEEQGNVSK, encoded by the exons ATGATGACCGAAACCATGAACACAAACCACATCAATAAACAGAAATTGAA TAGCGAAGTCAGAATGGACGACCCCGGATGGAAAGCCAAACTCAAGATACCACCAAAGGACACCAGAATTAAAACAAGT GATGTGACAGATACTCGGGGCAacgaatttgaagaattttgtctAAAACGCGAACTGCTAATGGGAATTTTCGAAAAGGGCTGGGAAAAGCCGTCGCCAATTCAGGAAGCCGCCATCCCCATCGCCTTAGGTGGTCGCGATATCTTGGCACGTGCCAAAAACGGCACCGGCAAAACAGGTGCCTACAGTATCCCCGTGCTCGAGCAAGTAGACCCCACAAAAGACTACATACAGGCCCTCATAATTGTGCCGACGCGCGAATTGGCCCTGCAAACGTCACAAATCTGCATCGAGCTGGCAAAACACATGGAAATCCGCGTGATGGTCACCACGGGCGGCACCAATCTCAAAGACGACATTATGCGGATCTACCAAAAGGTTCAGGTAATTATCGCGACGCCGGGGCGCATTCTCGATCTCATGGACAAGGATGTCGCCAACATGTCAAATTGCCGCATTCTCGTGCTCGACGAGGCCGACAAGCTGTTGTCGCAGGACTTCAAGGGCATGCTGGATCATGTTATCTTGAAGTTGCCGCGCGAACGACAAATTCTGTTGTTTTCCGCAACATTCCCCATCAGCGTCAAGAACTTCATGGAAAAGCACTTGCGGGACCCGTACGAGATTAACTTGATGGAGGAGCTCACGCTGAAGGGCGTCACGCAGTACTATGCGTTCGTGCAGGAACGCCAAAAGGTCCATTGCCTCAATACGCTTTTCTCCAAGTTGCAAATCAATCAGTCGATCATTTTCTGCAACTCGACGCAACGTGTCGAGCTGTTGGCGAAGAAAATCACCGAGCTCGGCTACTGCTGCTACTACATCCACGCGAAAATGGCACAAGCGCACCGGAATCGCGTTTTCCACGATTTCCGAAGCGGCCTTTGTCGCAACTTGGTATGCTCAGATCTGTTTACGCGCGGTATCGATGTGCAGGCTGTGAATGTCGTTATCAACTTTGACTTCCCCAAAATGGCAGAAACTTACTTGCATCGTATCGGTCGCTCAGGACGTTTTGGACATTTAG gtaTTGCCATCAATCTAATTACCTATGAAGACAGATTTGATCTGCATCGTATCGAGAAGGAGCTTGGCACTGAAATTAAGCCAATACCAAAAGTAATTGACCCCGCTTTATATGTTCCTAATGCCGACAGCAATTCGAGTAAAGATGGAGAGGAGCAAGGCAACGTCagtaaataa